One genomic region from Rosa rugosa chromosome 1, drRosRugo1.1, whole genome shotgun sequence encodes:
- the LOC133708877 gene encoding CBL-interacting serine/threonine-protein kinase 6: protein MAEQKTGDAVLHGKYELGRMLGHGTFAKVYHARNVETGKSMAMKVVGKEKVIRVGMMEQIKREISVMRMVKHPNIVELHEVMASKSKIYFAMDLVRGGELFAKIAKGRLKEDVARVYFQQLISAIDFCHSRGVYHRDLKPENLLLDEDGNLKVTDFGLSAFTEHLKQDGLLHTTCGTPAYVAPEVIGKKGYDGAKADLWSCGVILYVLLAGFLPFQDDNLVSMYRKIYRGDFKCPPWFSSEARRLVTKLLDPNPSTRISVSKIMDSSWFKKSVPKAVKSFSRKEQEFDETSEKNSKQTETLNAFHIISLSEGFDLSPLFEEKKREEKVELRFATTRSASSVISKLEEVAKAGKFRVKKSDSMVRLQGEESGRKGKLAIAAEIFAVTPSFLVVEVKKDNGDTLEYNQFCSKELRPALKDIVWTNSPAPALLLQ from the coding sequence ATGGCTGAACAGAAGACCGGAGACGCCGTGCTCCACGGCAAGTACGAGCTGGGGCGAATGCTCGGCCACGGCACCTTCGCCAAGGTGTACCATGCCCGGAACGTAGAGACGGGGAAATCCATGGCCATGAAGGTGGTGGGGAAAGAGAAGGTGATCAGAGTCGGGATGATGGAGCAGATCAAGAGAGAAATATCAGTGATGAGGATGGTGAAGCATCCCAACATCGTGGAGCTCCATGAGGTGATGGCGAGCAAGTCCAAGATCTATTTCGCCATGGATCTGGTCCGAGGCGGCGAGCTTTTTGCTAAAATCGCCAAGGGCCGGCTGAAGGAAGACGTGGCAAGAGTCTATTTCCAGCAGCTCATCTCCGCCATCGATTTCTGCCACAGCCGGGGAGTCTACCACCGGGATCTGAAGCCGGAAAACCTCCTCCTAGATGAAGACGGCAACCTGAAGGTCACTGACTTCGGGCTCAGTGCTTTCACCGAGCACCTAAAGCAAGACGGGCTCTTGCACACCACTTGTGGCACGCCGGCGTATGTAGCGCCGGAGGTGATAGGGAAGAAGGGTTACGACGGAGCCAAAGCGGATCTCTGGTCATGTGGAGTTATTCTTTATGTGCTTCTGGCCGGGTTTCTGCCATTTCAAGATGACAATTTGGTGTCCATGTATAGAAAGATTTACAGGGGAGACTTCAAATGCCCGCCTTGGTTTTCTTCCGAGGCCAGGAGACTCGTCACGAAGCTTCTGGACCCGAACCCGAGTACCAGAATCTCCGTTTCCAAGATCATGGACTCGTCTTGGTTCAAGAAATCGGTGCCCAAGGCGGTCAAGTCTTTCTCAAGGAAGGAGCAGGAGTTCGATGAGACTTCAGAGAAGAATTCCAAGCAGACGGAGACATTGAATGCATTTCATATCATCTCGCTCTCTGAAGGCTTCGACCTGTCTCCTCTCTtcgaggagaagaagagggaggAGAAGGTGGAGCTGAGATTCGCTACGACGCGGTCGGCGAGCAGCGTGATATCGAAATTGGAGGAGGTGGCGAAAGCTGGCAAGTTCAGGGTGAAGAAGAGCGACTCCATGGTCAGGCTTCAGGGAGAGGAGAGCGGCAGGAAAGGGAAGCTGGCCATTGCGGCCGAGATTTTCGCTGTAACGCCGTCGTTTCTGGTTGTGGAGGTGAAGAAGGACAATGGTGATACTCTGGAGTACAACCAGTTCTGCAGCAAAGAGCTCAGACCGGCGCTGAAAGACATTGTCTGGACTAACTCGCCCGCCCCTGCTTTATTGTTGCAGTGA
- the LOC133708883 gene encoding protein INVOLVED IN DE NOVO 2-like, with amino-acid sequence MSMSNKTMLQELCVKRGWAAPIYSSTKQGPDHVPQFSAAVVVNGVSFASQGFLSSKKEAEAFAAGIALEKYLGPQTQLPITPKFNSFSSPVKVAHVVPQYNHVVRVEENQTWNETNAIQEKKGADELEQLLAKERKLWHIEKLQLEMKNLELVNAIEVKNNEVQRFEKKLEHMKEMATMEQKKTKSMISLAEEKKRENEKLHTRVAELEKQLQAKHAVDGDMEVKKINSLSDFSNALIVKEQSYNDELQESRKVLINALRDGSKVSIGVKRLGDLDWKAFQVAAKREYFVEEEVNERAAELCSMWENHIGDPDWNPFKTITDMRGRNKEIVDEEDEKLKKLKEELGDEAYEVVITALLEMKEYNPCGRYKVEELWNFQLGRKASLIEGVQYLLKQLDLVNTKKRQRN; translated from the exons ATGTCCATGAGCAACAAGACCATGCTGCAGGAGCTTTGCGTCAAAAGGGGTTGGGCCGCACCCATATATAGTAGCACCAAGCAAGGTCCAGATCACGTTCCTCAGTTCTCTGCCGCCGTCGTCGTCAACGGTGTCAGCTTCGCCTCTCAGGGCTTCCTCAGCTCCAAGAAGGAAGCTGAGGCCTTTGCTGCCGGAATCGCATTGGAAAAGTATCTTGGCCCCCAAACCCAACTGCCCATTACCCCAAAGTTCAATTCTTTCTCATCTCCAG TGAAAGTAGCTCATGTTGTTCCACAATACAACCATGTGGTAAGAGTTGAGGAGAATCAGACATGG AATGAGACTAATGCCATACAGGAAAAGAAGGGTGCTGATGAACTGGAGCAGTTGTTGGCTAAAGAACGAAAG CTGTGGCACATAGAGAAGCTTCAGCTCGAGATGAAAAACCTTGAATTAGTGAATGCGATTGAAGTGAAGAATAATGAGGTTCAGCGGTTTGAGAAGAAGCTGGAACATATG aaAGAGATGGCAACAATGGAgcagaagaaaaccaaaagcaTGATATCATTGGCAGAAGAGAAAAAG agagaaaatgagaaacTTCATACGAGAGTTGCTGAATTGGAAAAGCAACTCCAGGCCAAACATGCAGTGGATGGGGATATGGAAGTGAAAAAGATCAACAGTCTCTCTGACTTTTCCAATGCACTTATTGTAAAGGAGCAGAGCTATAATGATGAACTTCAGGAGTCTCGTAAGGTGTTGATCAAT GCATTACGTGATGGTTCAAAAGTCTCTATTGGGGTGAAGAGATTGGGAGATCTCGACTGGAAAGCATTTCAAGTTGCAGCCAAAAGAGAATATTTTGTAGAAGAGGAGGTAAATGAGAGGGCAGCGGAGTTATGCTCTATGTGGGAGAATCACATTGGAGATCCTGATTGGAATCCATTCAAGACTATCACGGATATGAGAGGAAGGAACAAG GAAATTGTTGACGAGGAAGATGAAAAGTTAAAGAAACTAAAGGAGGAATTGGGTGATGAAGCGTACGAGGTGGTGATAACTGCATTACTAGAAATGAAAGAGTATAATCCCTGTGGTAGATATAAAGTAGAAGAGCTATGGAATTTCCAACTAGGTAGGAAGGCATCATTGATAGAGGGAGTCCAATATCTTTTGAAACAACTTGATTTGGTTAACACTAAGAAGCGGCAAAGAAACTGA